One Spinacia oleracea cultivar Varoflay chromosome 4, BTI_SOV_V1, whole genome shotgun sequence DNA segment encodes these proteins:
- the LOC110780319 gene encoding uncharacterized protein, with protein MYVVGEKPSIGAVLRFIEKEWQQVSKPQIFLHDEGYFVIRFQSKKDKESVLVAGPHMFFGKPMIVKPWTTSFNFQEEILRVVPVWVRLPNLPLSCWGADSLSRIGSLLGDPLFADDCTSKQQRISFARILIEVDVTGDLPKYVQIQDPLGNIVKQVVEYEWLPPYCQDCKIVGHDCAHTKVNTTRFRPAAVQKKKVVRVWKPKVVQPAPEAKETANLNSKPDAQENDGENGELSVTDRPFTPLAPIHDEGWRVVSRRRRDIRTPVQTVGLAENVRGLNDPIKVVEIKKFLANNNISVVALLETKVQEKNSSKIQKKIGNG; from the exons ATGTATGTGGTGGGGGAAAAACCTTcgattggtgctgttttgagaTTCATTGAAAAAGAATGGCAGCAAGTTAGCAAACCTCAGATTTTCCTCCATGATGAGGGCTATTTTGTGATTAGATTTCAGTCAAAGAAGGACAAGGAATCAGTACTAGTGGCTGGTCCTCATATGTTCTTTGGCAAACCTATGATTGTGAAACCTTGgacaacaagttttaatttccaGGAGGAAATATTGAGGGTAGTACCAGTGTGGGTTAGATTGCCTAATTTACCATTAAGCTGTTGGGGGGCTGATTCATTGAGCAGAATAGGAAGCTTGCTTGGAGATCCGCTATTTGCTGATGATTGTACTTCTAagcagcaaagaatatcctttGCTCGAATACTCATTGAGGTGGATGTTACTGGTGACTTGCCTAAATATGTGCAGATTCAGGATCCTTTGGGTAACATTGTTAAACAGGTGGTGGAGTATGAGTGGCTACCACCATACTGCCAGGACTGTAAGATTGTGGGACATGATTGTGCTCATACAAAGGTGAACACTACAAGGTTTAGACCAGCTGCTGTTCAGAAAAAAAAGGTTGTGAGGGTGTGGAAACCTAAAGTTGTGCAACCAGCTCCTGAAGCAAAAGAAACTGCTAATTTGAATAGTAAACCTGATGCACAAGAGAATGATGGAGAGAATGGAGAGTTGTCTGTTACTGATAGACCTTTTACCCCACTTGCTCCAATCCATGATGAAGGGTGGAGGGTTGTTTCAAGGAGAAGGAGAGATATAAGGACTCCAGTACAGACTGTGGGGCTTGCTGAG AATGTTAGGGGATTGAATGATCCCATTAAAGTAGTTGAAATAAAGAAGTTTTTGGCTAATAATAACATTAGTGTTGTAGCTTTGTTAGAAACTAAAGTTCAGGAGAAGAATAGTAGTAAAATTCAGAAGAAAATAGGGAATGGGTAG
- the LOC110775883 gene encoding probable pectinesterase/pectinesterase inhibitor 21 yields MSRVAVITLSSLLLVGLVGSVIFSFVSHNWNKPDPKLANSSKAVQAICDPTDYKDACIKSLAKVKSDDPKELVKGAFASAKVELMEVSNSSTVLKELEKDPKTAEAVKDCKELFQDAIDDFQRSFDEVSKSDWNQVNNTLEDLKIWLSATRTYQETCLDGFENTTGDASSKMRNVLQTAMQMSSNGLAIVNDLSKLFSSLDMNTINKRRLLSNQVNRRLLSVADDGGVLLKDNKEDQRRRRLLSAIKIVGHGKDQVYPEWVDGFRRKLLEATNLAADLKARANVVVAQDGSGKYKTIEEAINEIPRDGKESFIIYIKEGVYNEYLVLLKWMTNVIIIGDGPTKTRITNNKNFVDGTKTFKTATLSVLGDYFMAKDIGIENSAGAIKHQAVAFRAQSDKSIFFNCHFDGYQDTLYAHTYRQFYRDCRITGTIDFIFGDAAAFFQNCSFVVRKPLDNQNCIVTAQGRMERHQPTGIIIHNSKFEADPEYYPLRNQNKAYLGRPWKEYSKTIIMESQIDDLIQPEGWLPWEGDFALDTLYYGEFNNVGDGASLANRVKWRGIKTIAYERAEKFMPPTLFDNDDWIVASGIPYQPTLSSTAEGPMSGIDEDPNAPAGAPSSFTYESSSSGTSSHGSSSGGSFSHSGSSSSLRGSSSSKSSPSTSGGSSSSTTPSIGSSSPGSPTKKSSPSVGGSTPSRTSSKGKPSSNEETPSSSNEKGSHSSTQESTSVSSIEIDAPTPAPDSLLEADLATPSPTPSEGPSLAPFKSQYTILHIPPILSPKRPNSPASSPTEEKKVVVGPVTIRELERVLMSNEEMEGEDDASNDDMSGNVPDGDEPSPAKAELPSPSPSPTVLTVIPSVSPLSSHNGPSPSPSTEEVQDWNPPIGAPEPGPADEADKVQPVVGPPVKSNSGSNFKFEVHALLSGMVMSVALFM; encoded by the exons ATGTCGCGAGTTGCGGTAATTACGTTGTCCTCTTTGCTCCTAGTTGGGCTAGTTGGGTCCGTGATCTTTAGCTTTGTGTCACATAATTGGAACAAACCAGACCCAAAATTGGCTAATTCTTCAAAGGCGGTTCAAGCCATATGTGACCCTACGGACTACAAAGATGCATGTATTAAGAGTTTAGCTAAGGTCAAGTCTGATGACCCTAAGGAGCTTGTGAAAGGCGCATTTGCGTCCGCTAAGGTCGAGTTGATGGAGGTTTCTAACTCGTCCACCGTCTTGAAAGAGCTCGAAAAGGATCCTAAGACGGCCGAGGCCGTTAAGGATTGCAAAGAGCTCTTTCAAGACGCGATTGATGATTTCCAACGTTCTTTCGATGAAGTTTCTAAGTCGGATTGGAATCAGGTTAACAATACGCTTGAAGACTTAAAGATATGGTTGAGTGCTACGAGGACGTACCAAGAGACGTGCTTAGACGGGTTCGAAAACACCACCGGTGACGCGAGTTCGAAGATGAGGAATGTGTTGCAAACGGCCATGCAAATGTCTAGCAATGGACTTGCTATTGTTAATGACTTGTCAAAGTTGTTTAGTAGCCTTGATATGAATACCATTAACAAGAGGAGACTATTATCTAATCAG GTGAATAGACGTCTCCTAAGCGTAGCTGATGACGGGGGTGTCCTTCTCAAGGACAACAAGGAGGATCAAAGGAGAAGAAGGCTCCTTAGCGCGATTAAAATTGTTGGCCACGGCAAGGATCAAGTGTATCCTGAATGGGTGGATGGGTTTCGACGTAAGCTTTTGGAAGCCACGAACTTGGCGGCCGACCTAAAAGCGAGGGCGAATGTAGTGGTGGCTCAAGATGGGAGTGGCAAATACAAGACAATTGAAGAAGCCATAAATGAAATTCCAAGGGATGGAAAGGAGAGCTTCATCATCTATATTAAGGAAGGAGTTTATAATGAGTACCTTGTGCTTCTCAAATGGATGACTAATGTTATAATTATTGGAGATGGTCCAACTAAGACGAGGATTACTAATAATAAGAACTTTGTTGATGGTACCAAAACATTCAAGACGGCCACTTTGT CGGTTCTTGGTGATTACTTCATGGCCAAAGACATTGGGATAGAGAACTCCGCAGGAGCAATAAAACATCAAGCTGTAGCATTTCGTGCGCAATCTGACAAATCTATCTTCTTCAATTGTCACTTTGATGGATATCAAGACACTCTCTACGCTCACACATACCGCCAATTCTACCGTGATTGTAGAATCACCGGAACCATTGACTTTATCTTTGGTGACGCGGCTGCATTTTTCCAAAATTGTTCGTTTGTTGTTCGTAAACCACTAGATAACCAAAACTGCATCGTAACAGCCCAAGGGCGGATGGAGAGGCATCAACCAACTGGTATAATTATTCACAATAGTAAATTTGAAGCCGACCCTGAGTACTACCCTCTTCGTAACCAGAATAAGGCTTACCTAGGAAGGCCGTGGAAGGAATATTCTAAGACTATTATAATGGAGTCTCAAATTGATGATTTGATTCAACCTGAAGGGTGGTTGCCTTGGGAAGGTGATTTTGCCCTTGATACGCTCTATTACGGTGAGTTCAATAATGTAGGTGATGGCGCTAGTTTGGCTAATAGGGTTAAGTGGCGTGGGATTAAGACTATTGCTTATGAACGCGCTGAGAAATTCATGCCACCTACGCTCTTTGATAATGATGATTGGATTGTAGCTTCTGGCATTCCTTATCAACCAACCTTGTCTAGTACAGCAGAAGGACCAATGTCAG GCATAGATGAAGATCCAAACGCACCAGCAGGAGCACCATCCTCCTTCACTTACGAATCTTCATCAAGTGGCACATCTTCACACGGTTCATCATCGGGTGGTTCTTTTTCTCACAGTGGTTCCTCATCATCATTACGTGGCTCTTCCTCCTCAAAATCCTCTCCATCAACTTCTGGCggttcatcatcatcaacaacaccGTCAATTGGCTCTTCTTCACCCGGCTCGCCCACGAAAAAATCTTCACCAAGTGTGGGTGGCTCTACTCCCTCTAGAACCTCATCGAAAGGAAAACCCTCGTCTAATGAAGAAACTCCATCTTCAAGCAATGAGAAAGGCTCACATTCTTCTACTCAAGAAAGTACGTCAGTATCTTCTATTGAGATTGATGCTCCTACTCCAGCTCCTGACAGTTTATTAGAAGCGGACCTAGCCACTCCAAGCCCAACACCAAGCGAAGGCCCAAGTCTCGCCCCTTTTAAATCCCAATATACAATCCTACACATTCCTCCAATCTTAAGCCCAAAAAGACCCAATTCACCAGCCTCAAGCCCAACCGAAGAAAAGAAGGTGGTTGTCGGCCCAGTAACGATACGCGAACTTGAAAGAGTGTTGATGTCAAATGAGGAAATGGAGGGCGAGGATGATGCAAGTAACGATGACATGTCAGGGAATGTTCCAGATGGTGATGAGCCTAGTCCAGCTAAAGCTGAACTCCCAAGCCCATCTCCATCACCAACCGTTCTCACGGTTATCCCAAGTGTAAGCCCATTATCATCTCATAATGGGCCTAGTCCAAGCCCGTCTACGGAGGAGGTGCAGGATTGGAATCCTCCGATTGGGGCGCCCGAGCCCGGACCCGCTGATGAAGCTGATAAAGTGCAACCTGTAGTTGGTCCACCAGTAAAGTCAAACTCTGGATCAAACTTCAAATTTGAGGTTCATGCGTTGTTAAGTGGGATGGTTATGTCTGTTGCTCTATTCATGTGA
- the LOC110775880 gene encoding uncharacterized protein, which translates to MPASSSPATSSSDSSSATSSSSSDKDRSRRHRRRRSKSSNRHRESLKIRKPKSHSKSKRRRRRHSSSDSLSSGSYSSDDYSSSESERETSSHSRRRKHDDKSKKSKGKDKDKSHRHKRHKHSKEKGQDERRSNGPVQLSKYLGRDKDDGVRRSVVSGKKIQMKLEKSKEDKFAENKRNELLKFLNASYD; encoded by the exons ATGCCGGCCTCGTCGTCGCCGGCGACATCTTCCTCCGATTCATCATCGGCAACATCCTCTTCGTCTTCCGACAAAGATAGGAGTCGCCGCCATCGCCGCCGCCGCAGTAAAAGCAGCAACCGCCATCGCGAGTCCCTCAAGATCCGCAAGCCCAAATCTCATTCCAAGTCCAAACGCCGTCGTCGTCGTCACTCTTCCTCCGATTCTCTATCATCCGGTTCCTATTCCTCAGACGATTACAG CTCGTCTGAAAGTGAGCGTGAAACCTCAAGTCACTCAAGAAGACGCAAGCATGATGACAAGTCGAAGAAG AGTAAGGGGAAAGACAAGGATAAGAGCCACCGCCATAAGCGGCACAAGCACAGTAAAGAG AAAGGGCAGGATGAGCGACGAAGTAATGGCCCTGTGCAGCTGTCCAAG TATTTAGGGCGAGACAAAGATGATGGTGTTCGTCGAAGTGTGGTATCTGGAAAAAAG ATACAAATGAAGCTTGAAAAATCGAAGGAGGACAAGTTTGCTGAGAACAAGCGTAATGAATTGCTCAAGTTTCTGAATGCCAGTTATGATTGA